The stretch of DNA GACGGCCAGTACCACGAGGTCGACTCCTCCGAGATGGCCTTCAAGACCGCCGGTTCGATCGCCTTCAAGGAGGCGGTCAAGCTGGCCAAGCCGACTCTCCTGGAGCCGGTCATGGCTGTCGAGGTCACCACCCCCGAGGAGTACATGGGTGACGTGATCGGCGACCTGAACTCCCGCCGTGGACAGATCCAGTCCATGGACGAGCGTTCCGGCGTCCGTATCGTCAAGGCCCAGGTGCCCCTCTCCGAAATGTTCGGCTACGTGGGTGACCTGCGCAGCCGCACGCAGGGTCGAGCCAACTACTCGATGGTGTTCGACTCCTACGCGGAGGTTCCGTCCGCTGTCGCCCAAGAAATTGTGGCGAAGGTCCGCGGCGAATAGTCGCGAACACGTAACCAGCCCGCTCCCCGTCCACGCGGGGAGCGAGCACCAGACAGCTCTGTACGTCTAGGAGACATCCAGTGGCGAAAGCAAAGTTCGAGCGGACTAAGCCGCACGTCAACATCGGCACCATCGGTCACATCGACCACGGCAAGACCACGCTGACCGCGGCCATCACCAAGGTGCTGCACGACGCGTACCCGGACCTGAACCCGTTCACGCCGTTCGAGGACATCGACAACGCTCCTGAGGAGCGCGAGCGCGGTATCACCATCTCCGTCGCCCACGTCGAGTACCAGACCGAGGCGCGTCACTACGCCCACGTGGACTGCCCCGGTCACGCCGACTACGTGAAGAACATGATCACCGGTGCGGCGCAGATGGACGGCGCCATCCTGGTCGTGGCCGCCACCGACGGCCCGATGCCGCAGACCAAGGAGCACGTGCTCCTGGCCCGCCAGGTCGGCGTGCCCTACATCGTGGTGGCCCTGAACAAGGCCGACATGGTGGACGACGAGGAGATCTTCGAGCTCGTCGAGCTCGAGGTCCGCGAGCTCCTCAGCGAGTACGAGTTCCCCGGCGACGACGTCCCCGTCACCAAGGTCTCCGCGCTCAAGGCGCTGGAGGGCGACGAGGAGTGGGGCAAGGCCGTCCTGGAGCTCATGGGCACCGTGGACCAGTTCATCCCCGAGCCCGAGCGTGACACCGAGAAGCCCTTCCTCATGCCGATCGAGGACGTCTTCTCGATCACCGGTCGCGGCACCGTCGTCACCGGTCGCATCGAGCGCGGCATCGTCAACGTCAACGAGACCGTCGACATCGTCGGTATCAAGGACGAGAAGCAGACCACCACGGTCACCGGTGTCGAGATGTTCCGCAAGCTGCTCGACCAGGGCCAGGCCGGCGACAACGTCGGTCTGCTCCTGCGCGGCATCAAGCGCGAGGACGTCGAGCGCGGCCAGGTCGTCATCAAGCCCGGCACGACCACCCCGCACACCGAGTTCGAGGCCCAGGTCGTCATCCTGTCCAAGGACGAGGGTGGCCGCCACACGCCGTTCTTCAACAACTACCGCCCGCAGTTCTACTTCCGCACCACGGACGTCACCGGCGTCGTGACGCTGCCGGAGGGCACCGAGATGGTCATGCCCGGTGACAACACCGAGATGACCGTCCAGCTCATCCAGCCCGTCGCGATGGAGGACGGCCTGAAGTTCGCCATCCGCGAGGGTGGCCGGACCGTGGGCGCGGGTCGCGTCACGAAGATCCTCAAGTAGTACCCGTGCGGGGGCGGCCCCTTCGGAGCCGTCCCCGCCGTGGTGGGCGGGCCGTGGGTCCACGGCCCGCCCACCAGCACACAAGACGTCATCGGGCTCTGTGACGGTGACGCACCGCAGGGGCAAGCCCTGTTGCGGTTTCTCAAGGGAATAGGGGCTCACGGCTACAACGGCGGATCCGCCGGGCCTGGGCGTCTGTGACCGGGAACAGCTCACCGTTACGGACACTGAAGCGAAGGACGAACAGGCCACATGGCGGGACAGAAGATCCGCATTCGGCTAAAGGCCTATGACCACGAGGTCATCGACAGCTCGGCTCGCAAGATCGTCGAGACTGTGACGCGAACTGGCGCACAGGTCGCGGGCCCGGTGCCGCTGCCGACGGAGAAGAACGTTTACTGCGTCATCCGATCGCCGCACAAGTACAAGGACTCGCGCGAGCACTTCGAGATGCGCACGCACAAGCGGCTGATCGACATCATCGACCCCACGCCGAAGACGGTCGACTCGCTCATGCGACTCGACCTCCCGGCGGGCGTTGACATCGAGATCAAGCTTTAAGGACGCACAGACATGGCCACCAAGCAGATCAAGGGAGTTCTGGGCGAAAAGCTCGGCATGACCCAGGTCTTCGACGACGCGGGCAAGATGGTGCCCGTGACGGTTCTGAAGGCCGGTCCGTGCGTCGTGAGCCGCATCCGGACTCCGGACACCGATGGCTACTCCGCCATCCAGCTCGGCTACGGGCAGATCAACCCGCGCAAGGTCAACAAGCCGCTCGGCGACTACCTGCGCGCGCACGACCTGACCCCGCGCCGCCACTACGTCGAGGTCCGCACGACCGACGCCACCGAGTACACGCTCGGCCAGGAGGTCACCGCGGACAGCTTCGAGACCGGCCAGAAGGTCGACGTCACGGGCAAGAGCAAGGGCAAGGGCTTCGCGGGTGTGATGAAGCGCCACGGTTTCCGCGGCCTCTCCGCCTCGCACGGTACCCAGCGCAAGCACCGCTCGCCCGGCTCCATCGGCGGCTGCGCCACGCCCGGCCGCGTGTTCAAGGGCATGCGGATGGCCGGTCGCATGGGCAACGTGCGCAAGACCGTCCAGAACCTGACCGTTCACTCCGTCGACGCGGAGAAGGGACTCATCCTGGTCAAGGGTGCCGTCCCCGGTCCCAACGGCGGTCTGGTGCTCGTCCGCACCGCTGTGAAGGGGGACAAGTAAGCCATGGCCCAGATCGAGGTCAAGAACCCCGAGGGCGGCACCAAGGGCAGCGTCGAGCTGCCGGACACCGTCTTCGCCCAGCAGGTCAGCATCCCGCTGATCCACCAGGTCGTGAACGCCCAGCTCGCCGCTGGCCGTCAGGGCACGCACGCCACCAAGACCCGCGGCGACGTCCGCGGCGGTGGCAAGAAGCCCTACCGCCAGAAGGGCACGGGCCGGGCCCGCCAGGGTTCCATCCGCGCCCCGCAGTACACCGGCGGCGGCACGGTCCACGGACCCCAGCCGCGCGACTACAGCCAGCGCACCCCCAAGAAGATGAAGGCCGCCGCCCTGCGCGGAGCCCTCTCGGACCGGGCGCGCCACGGCCGCATCCACGTCGTCAGCCAGTTCGTGGCCGAGGACCTGGAGAGCAAGTTCACGCAGACCGCTCTGAAGGCGCTGCGCCAGGTCACCGAGTCCGACAAGGTCCTGGTGGTGCTGGCCCGCGACGACGAGCACAACCGGCGCGCCCTGCGCAACGTCGAAGAGGTGCACATCCTCGACGCGGACCAGGTGAACACCTACGACGTCCTGTACTCGGACGACGTGGTCTTCACCGAGGCGGGCTACGCCGAGTTCCTGGCCCACGCGGCCGGTGCCTCCAAGGCCGCGCAGTCCGAGGAGGACGACCAGTGAGGATCGCCGACCACCGGGACATCATCGTCGAGCCGGTGATCTCCGAGAAGAGCTACGGGCTCATGGACGAGAACAAGTACACGTTCATCGTCCGCCCGGACGCCAACAAGACCCAGATCAAGATCGCGATCGAGAAGATCTTCGAGGTGAAGGTCACGAGCGTGAACACGATCAACCGCAAGGGCAAGCGCAAGCGCACCCGCTTCGGTTACGGGAAGCGTCCCGACACCAAGCGCGCGATCGTCAGCGTCGCCGAGGGCGACCGGATCGACATCTTCGGTGTCTGACCTCTCCCGGGTCTGACCGCTACACACCAAGCAACACGTAAAGGAATGCGCGAAGAAGATGGGCATTCGTAAGTACAAGCCGACGACACCGGGTCGTCGCGGCTCCAGCGTGAGCGACTTCGTCGAGATCACGCGC from Nocardiopsis dassonvillei subsp. dassonvillei DSM 43111 encodes:
- the tuf gene encoding elongation factor Tu, with the translated sequence MAKAKFERTKPHVNIGTIGHIDHGKTTLTAAITKVLHDAYPDLNPFTPFEDIDNAPEERERGITISVAHVEYQTEARHYAHVDCPGHADYVKNMITGAAQMDGAILVVAATDGPMPQTKEHVLLARQVGVPYIVVALNKADMVDDEEIFELVELEVRELLSEYEFPGDDVPVTKVSALKALEGDEEWGKAVLELMGTVDQFIPEPERDTEKPFLMPIEDVFSITGRGTVVTGRIERGIVNVNETVDIVGIKDEKQTTTVTGVEMFRKLLDQGQAGDNVGLLLRGIKREDVERGQVVIKPGTTTPHTEFEAQVVILSKDEGGRHTPFFNNYRPQFYFRTTDVTGVVTLPEGTEMVMPGDNTEMTVQLIQPVAMEDGLKFAIREGGRTVGAGRVTKILK
- the rpsJ gene encoding 30S ribosomal protein S10 → MAGQKIRIRLKAYDHEVIDSSARKIVETVTRTGAQVAGPVPLPTEKNVYCVIRSPHKYKDSREHFEMRTHKRLIDIIDPTPKTVDSLMRLDLPAGVDIEIKL
- the rplC gene encoding 50S ribosomal protein L3, yielding MATKQIKGVLGEKLGMTQVFDDAGKMVPVTVLKAGPCVVSRIRTPDTDGYSAIQLGYGQINPRKVNKPLGDYLRAHDLTPRRHYVEVRTTDATEYTLGQEVTADSFETGQKVDVTGKSKGKGFAGVMKRHGFRGLSASHGTQRKHRSPGSIGGCATPGRVFKGMRMAGRMGNVRKTVQNLTVHSVDAEKGLILVKGAVPGPNGGLVLVRTAVKGDK
- the rplD gene encoding 50S ribosomal protein L4, yielding MAQIEVKNPEGGTKGSVELPDTVFAQQVSIPLIHQVVNAQLAAGRQGTHATKTRGDVRGGGKKPYRQKGTGRARQGSIRAPQYTGGGTVHGPQPRDYSQRTPKKMKAAALRGALSDRARHGRIHVVSQFVAEDLESKFTQTALKALRQVTESDKVLVVLARDDEHNRRALRNVEEVHILDADQVNTYDVLYSDDVVFTEAGYAEFLAHAAGASKAAQSEEDDQ
- the rplW gene encoding 50S ribosomal protein L23, encoding MRIADHRDIIVEPVISEKSYGLMDENKYTFIVRPDANKTQIKIAIEKIFEVKVTSVNTINRKGKRKRTRFGYGKRPDTKRAIVSVAEGDRIDIFGV